A window of the Brachyspira suanatina genome harbors these coding sequences:
- a CDS encoding pseudouridine synthase → MKKQQNEEAVRLVKVILESGFASRRNCEKAIMSGRVRVNNQVILDPAYRVKEDDSVSIDRELIKRQTKRYMALYKPIGVVSTTKYLPGRRIITEFFKGIKERLFYAGRLDSESRGIMIITNDGEFANIITHPSYEILKVYDVTVNGKIDSEALLNASKGITIKNVSYSPFKFKILSKGRIQSKIRLTINEGKNREIRKIFDHLGYKVIDLERISVGCVSKYDEVSGTLEAGHIRDLTKKEIDFFFKQKDKKLKDIESIFENIPDDIEDENYEDGILNSSNNDKEENKKVHDRSKWAKAKPKKKRLITKKSSTFKGKMQKKNSKSEFSENRKDKKLTGKKNNKSINKKSTRKADFKSNKR, encoded by the coding sequence ATGAAAAAGCAACAAAATGAAGAAGCTGTTAGGCTTGTAAAAGTTATATTAGAATCCGGTTTTGCAAGCAGGAGAAACTGCGAGAAGGCTATAATGTCAGGAAGGGTAAGGGTGAATAATCAGGTTATACTCGATCCTGCTTATAGAGTTAAAGAAGACGATTCTGTTTCTATTGATAGAGAATTAATAAAAAGACAGACTAAAAGGTATATGGCATTATATAAACCTATTGGGGTTGTAAGCACTACGAAATATTTACCTGGAAGAAGAATAATAACAGAATTTTTTAAGGGCATCAAAGAAAGACTTTTTTATGCAGGAAGGCTTGACTCAGAATCAAGAGGTATAATGATAATAACAAATGACGGAGAGTTTGCTAATATCATTACTCACCCTTCATACGAAATTTTAAAAGTTTATGATGTTACTGTTAATGGCAAGATAGATTCTGAAGCTCTTTTAAATGCAAGCAAAGGTATTACAATTAAAAATGTTTCATATTCGCCTTTTAAATTTAAAATCTTATCAAAGGGCAGAATACAAAGCAAAATACGCTTGACTATAAATGAAGGAAAAAACAGAGAGATAAGAAAAATCTTTGATCATCTTGGTTACAAAGTTATAGATTTGGAGAGAATTTCCGTAGGCTGTGTAAGCAAATATGATGAAGTTTCAGGAACTTTAGAGGCTGGTCATATAAGAGATTTAACTAAAAAAGAGATAGATTTCTTTTTCAAGCAAAAAGATAAAAAATTGAAAGATATTGAAAGTATATTTGAAAATATTCCTGATGATATAGAAGATGAAAATTATGAAGATGGTATTTTAAATAGCAGTAATAATGATAAAGAAGAAAATAAAAAAGTACATGATAGATCCAAATGGGCCAAAGCTAAGCCTAAGAAAAAAAGATTAATTACAAAAAAGTCTTCTACATTTAAAGGAAAAATGCAGAAGAAAAATAGTAAGTCTGAATTTTCTGAAAATAGAAAAGATAAAAAATTAACAGGCAAAAAAAATAATAAATCAATTAATAAAAAAAGTACTAGGAAAGCAGATTTTAAATCTAATAAACGCTAG
- a CDS encoding leucine-rich repeat domain-containing protein, translating to MNLKELDISSCNISYLPDGIFKLYNIEFLDVSSNKIKKIDSKIKNLENLEELIIDSNKLKSIPKEINNLKKLKIL from the coding sequence ATAAACCTAAAAGAACTAGACATAAGCAGCTGCAATATATCTTATCTTCCTGACGGTATATTCAAATTATATAATATTGAATTTCTTGATGTATCCTCCAATAAAATAAAAAAGATAGATAGCAAAATAAAAAATTTAGAAAATCTAGAAGAACTCATTATTGATTCAAATAAATTAAAAAGCATACCTAAAGAGATAAATAATTTAAAAAAATTAAAGATATTGTAA